Genomic DNA from Candidatus Methylomirabilota bacterium:
TTGCGTGGCGGGCGGAGCGAATCGGCGCGCTCTCCGCGGCGTGAATTCCTCCACGTCTGGCGCGAGGCGCCACGAGCTGCTGGCGGAGCGGAGGCACTCCCCCGCCACCCGCTGCTGCCCTGCCGCCGGATGAAAAGATCTCGCACGGTCTTCGAGGCGCGCTCGTCTCTGTTGGGGCGCATCCGGGTCATCGACCACGGCGCCGAGCGCCGCCTGATGGTCAGCGGGGAAACCCTGTCCGTGTACCCGCTGAACGGCGACTGGTCGCGCGTCCGCCGCGAGTACTGGTGGCACGCCGTCGCCGCGGTCGACCTGCCGCCCGCACCCGCGGTGCTGCTGGTGGGGCTGGGCGGCGGCACCCAGGTCCACGTGCTCGAGCAGCTGAGGCGCCCACGGCAGCTGACCATCATCGAGCGCGATCCGACGATCCTGCGCATCGCGCAGCGATGGTTCGGCCTCCAGGCGCGCGGCGGGATTGAGTTCCTCTGCGGCGACGCCGACGTGATCGCCCCCTGGCTCGCCCGGGCCCGGCGCCGCTTCGACTTCATCATGGAGGATGTCGGCTATGCGGACGACGTCGCGCGCTCCCTGCCGCTGGCGCGCGTCCTCGCCCGGCTCGTCTCCCCGCGCGGCGTCCTGGTGATCAACCGCCATCGCAGGGGTGACGCCCAGCGGCTGGCCGACACGCTGCGGGCGCTCTTCGCCGCGGTGTGGCTGCGTCGGGTGCGACGCGAGGCCGAGAACGTGCTGGTGTGCTGCGCCCGGCCGCGGCGATCCGACCCGTCCGGCCCCCCCGAGCGGTCCGGCCGGTCAGCGGCCCCCTAGACGCTTGTAGCGCAGCCGGTGGGGGCGGTCGGCCTCGGCGCCGAGCCGCTTCCGGCGGTCGGCGTCGTAGTCGGCGTAGTTGCCCTCGAACCAGACGACGCGGCCGTCGTCCTCGAAGGCCAGGACGTGGGTGGCGATGCGGTCGAGGAACCAGCGGTCGTGGCTG
This window encodes:
- a CDS encoding class I SAM-dependent methyltransferase, which codes for MKRSRTVFEARSSLLGRIRVIDHGAERRLMVSGETLSVYPLNGDWSRVRREYWWHAVAAVDLPPAPAVLLVGLGGGTQVHVLEQLRRPRQLTIIERDPTILRIAQRWFGLQARGGIEFLCGDADVIAPWLARARRRFDFIMEDVGYADDVARSLPLARVLARLVSPRGVLVINRHRRGDAQRLADTLRALFAAVWLRRVRREAENVLVCCARPRRSDPSGPPERSGRSAAP